The genome window GGCCGATGTCCGTGCTTCCGGCATACCAGGGAAACGGCATCGGCTCGCGCCTGGTCGAGGAGGGACTCGCGCGGGCGCGCGAGCGCGGCCATGGCGCGGTGGTCGTCCTCGGCCATCCCGGATTCTATCCGCGCTTCGGCTTCGTGCCGGCGAGCCGCTTCGGCCTGAGCTACGACGACCGCGTGCCCGACGAGGTCTTCATGGCCGCGGAGCTGGTGCCGGGCGCGCTCGCGAGCGCGTCCGGCTTCGTGCGCTACCGGCCCGAGTTCGACGCCGTCTCGGAGTAGCCGCGCTCAGAACTCGTCGAACATCCAGGGCATGGCGCCGGCGAAGACGCGATCGAGCGCCGCGCGATCGCCGTCCGATCCGCCCTCGAGCAGTCCCGCGCGTGCGAGGAGCGAGGTCGTCGCATGACCGCTGAAGAGCGCGGACAGCGCCCCGATGCCGACGCGGACGGCCCCGGCGCCGCCGGGCTCGAGCCGCCCGCGTGCCTTCTCGACGACCAAGGTGAAGCGCCCGCCGTTCCACGGGCAGACGCCGTCGGCGATCTCGAGCGGGACGACGCAGCCCACGTCGTCGGGGAACCCCCGTGCCGCGACCGCGCCGGGCGCGTCCACCATCCGGAGCATCCACGGCCGCTCGCGCAGCACGGTGACGTCGGGCGCTCCGAGATGCATCGCCAGTGGATCGACGCCGCCACCGCGGAAGTACGTCGTCGGCGCGATCGCGGCCGACGCCGCGACCAGCGACCACAGGGCGCGCCATGCGGTCGCCGTCGCCGCGACGAGCTCGAGCACCATGAGATTGAAGCCGTCGGGCGGCGAGTTCGAAGGCAGCGGCAGGTGGCGGTAGAGCACGTAGCCGTCGCCATCCGCGACGTAGAGATGATCGTCGGAGAAGCGATCGAAGAACCAGTCCCAGCGCCCGCTCGGCCGGTCGACCCAGCCATTGTTCTCGCGCGCGACCCGAGCGTAACAGGCGCGAATCGCGTCGTGGTCGCGCTCGCCCGCACGTCGCACGGTGACGTCCGGCGTCGCGACCTGCGCCAGCGAGCGTGTCGGGACCTGCCGATACACGACGGTGCCTGCGATCTCCCAGCCGAGGCTGCGGTACGGCCGGGTCACCTGCGGGAAGAGGACGGAGATCGTCTCGCCGCGCCGGTGCATCGCGTCGATGGCGGCGCGCACCACGCGCGCGGCGTAGCCCCGGCCGCGACGCTCGGGACGCACCGCGACTGCCCGCACGCCTCCCATCGGAATCGCGCGCCCGCCGAACCACTGTCCGAACGCGAGCACGCCCGCCATCGCGACCAGCCGGCCGGCCTCGAACAGGCCCTCGAGGCGCTCCGGACCGATCGCGCGCTCCCATTTCCTCCAGTGTTCCTGATGGGATGGATCGGCATTGAAGGCCTCGCGCTCGATCTCCCACACCTGATCGAGGTCCGCCTCCTCGAGCGGTCGCTGATCGAGCGCCATCGTTGGATGATCCTACTACTCCGAGACCGGCGAGGCATATTCGCCCCGAGGCTGACCAATTCACGGCACCAAACGTGCCTTGCCAGGGTCAACCGATGTGCGCTACGGCCCGGCCATGATCCCGGCACGCATCCTCCTGGCTGACGACGAAGAGACGTTTCGAGCTTCGGTTGCCGTGCTCCTGCGGCGGGAGGGCTACGACTGCGACGTGGCTAGCTCGGGCGAGGAGGCCGCGGAGCTACTTGCCAAGGCACAGTACGACCTCCTCATCAGCGATCTGCGGATGCCGGGCAACATGGACCTCGAGCTGCTGCGCGGCGTGTCGAACGGTGGGGCGGTTCTCCCGGTGATCGTGGTGACGGCGTATCCGTCCGTACCGACCGCGGTCGAAGCGATGCGCTTCGCCGTGGTCGACTACCTCGTGAAGCCGTTCGACTTCGACGATCTGCTGCGCTCGGTGCGCCGCGCGCTCGAGACGCGCAAGGCGGCGCGTATGCTCGAGTCGCTGCGCGACGTGCTGGCCGACGGCTCGACGGTGGCGCAGATCGCCCGCCGCGTCGCGGCGCCGACCAACGGCTCCGCCTCGGACGTGCTCACGCCGCGCGAGCGCGAGATCGTCGCGGCCCTCTCATCGGGCCAGCGCGTCGGTGCCATCGCGGAGCGGCTCCGCGTGTCGGAGCACACCGTTCGCAACCACCTGAAGGCCGTCTATCGCAAGCTCGACGTCCATTCCCAGGTGGAGCTGCTCTCGCGCTGGCGCGCTCCGGGCCAGCGGGCGTAGTCCGAGCCAAGACTGCGTCTTGGCTCGGAGGGGGACGCGAGGGTGGTGCGTGGTGGCACGCACGACCGGCATGTCGCGGCCAGCGAAGCTGGCGCGACATACGAGGGTACGCGCCCCGAGCTGCAGCTAAGGTGACGCTCGCGTACGTGGTCGTGCCGGTGTGACGCAGCGACATGTCGGTCGCGCGGGCCACGGACGCCGCACTCTCGCGTTCCCCCCGACCCAAGACGTAGTCTTGGGTCGGCACTGTATAGTAGACCCGTCCGCATGGCGCGCTTTCCGGACGGGTTCGTGTGGGGCACGGCGACGGCCGCCCACCAGGTCGAAGGGGGCAACTGGAACAACGACTGGTGGGCCTGGGAGCACACGCCCGGGGCGCCGTGCACCGAGCCGTCCGGCGACGCATGCGACCACTACCACCGCTACCCCGACGACATCCGGCTGCTCGCCGCGCTCGGCTTCAACGCGTACCGCTTCTCGCTCGAGTGGAGCCGCATCGAGCCCGAGGACGGCGAGTTCTCGAGCGCGACGCTCGATCACTACCGGCGCATGTGCGCCACCTGCCGCGAGCACGGCCTCGAGCCGATCGTCACCTTCCACCACTTCACGACGCCGCGCTGGGTCGCGGCGCGCGGTGGGTGGACGGCGTCCGAGACCGCCGATCTGTTCGTCCGCTACTGCGAGCGCGTGACCGCGCGCCTGGGCGACGTCATCGGCCGCGCCTGCACGTTCAACGAGCCGAACGTCGTCGCCACCTTCGGGCACCTCTGGGGCCTCTTTCCGCCCGGCAAGCGCGATGCCGATCTGCGACGCCGCGCCAACGACGTCTTCATCGACGCCCACAAGCGATCCGTGCAGGTGGTCCAGGGCGGGCCGGGTACCGTGCCCGTCGGGCTCACGCTCGCCATGCAGGACATGCAGGCGGTCGCGGGAGGGCACGCGGTCCGCGACGCCGAACGCGCGCTGATGGAGGACGTCTACCTGGAGGCGGCGCGCGGCGACGACTTCATCGGCGTGCAGACGTACACGCGCTTCCGCTACGGGCCCCATGGGATGCTCCCGCCCGAGCCGGGCGCCCGCACGACGCAGATGGGCTACGAGTTCTGGCCCGAGGCGCTCGAAGCGACCATCCGCCGCGCCTGGGAGATGACGCGGCAGGTGCCGATCCTGGTCACCGAGAACGGCATCGGCACGCTCGTCGACGCCGAGCGCGTCGAGTACGTCGAGCGCGCGCTCCGCGGCGTGCTGGCGTGCCTGCGCGACGAGATCGACGTGCGCGGCTACGTGTACTG of Candidatus Eisenbacteria bacterium contains these proteins:
- a CDS encoding GNAT family N-acetyltransferase, which translates into the protein MALDQRPLEEADLDQVWEIEREAFNADPSHQEHWRKWERAIGPERLEGLFEAGRLVAMAGVLAFGQWFGGRAIPMGGVRAVAVRPERRGRGYAARVVRAAIDAMHRRGETISVLFPQVTRPYRSLGWEIAGTVVYRQVPTRSLAQVATPDVTVRRAGERDHDAIRACYARVARENNGWVDRPSGRWDWFFDRFSDDHLYVADGDGYVLYRHLPLPSNSPPDGFNLMVLELVAATATAWRALWSLVAASAAIAPTTYFRGGGVDPLAMHLGAPDVTVLRERPWMLRMVDAPGAVAARGFPDDVGCVVPLEIADGVCPWNGGRFTLVVEKARGRLEPGGAGAVRVGIGALSALFSGHATTSLLARAGLLEGGSDGDRAALDRVFAGAMPWMFDEF
- a CDS encoding response regulator transcription factor, which translates into the protein MIPARILLADDEETFRASVAVLLRREGYDCDVASSGEEAAELLAKAQYDLLISDLRMPGNMDLELLRGVSNGGAVLPVIVVTAYPSVPTAVEAMRFAVVDYLVKPFDFDDLLRSVRRALETRKAARMLESLRDVLADGSTVAQIARRVAAPTNGSASDVLTPREREIVAALSSGQRVGAIAERLRVSEHTVRNHLKAVYRKLDVHSQVELLSRWRAPGQRA
- a CDS encoding family 1 glycosylhydrolase encodes the protein MARFPDGFVWGTATAAHQVEGGNWNNDWWAWEHTPGAPCTEPSGDACDHYHRYPDDIRLLAALGFNAYRFSLEWSRIEPEDGEFSSATLDHYRRMCATCREHGLEPIVTFHHFTTPRWVAARGGWTASETADLFVRYCERVTARLGDVIGRACTFNEPNVVATFGHLWGLFPPGKRDADLRRRANDVFIDAHKRSVQVVQGGPGTVPVGLTLAMQDMQAVAGGHAVRDAERALMEDVYLEAARGDDFIGVQTYTRFRYGPHGMLPPEPGARTTQMGYEFWPEALEATIRRAWEMTRQVPILVTENGIGTLVDAERVEYVERALRGVLACLRDEIDVRGYVYWSLLDNFEWTFGYGPKFGLVEVDRTTQVRQGKPSAAWLGRIARANALDDDRDA